ggatgtggtgacagcgccgaggaaagcagaatcgtcgtcggactcatctggtgggcacggaagaggagctcgggagagacagtctgcatcgctatgttgaagacccgacttatacacgatggtgacgtcgaactcttgcaaccgaaggctccaccgtgcaagtcgccccgatggatctttgaggttcgcaagccagcacaaggagtgatgatcgctaaCGACTCGAAACgtgcggccgtacaggtatgggcgaaattttgtgattgcccacacaacagcgagacactccttttccgttgtggaataattcacttcggaacgggacaaagtgcgacttgcgtatgcgatcacgcgttccacaccgtcttgccactgcacaatcaccgcaccgaggcccacattgctggcatctgtgtgcagttccgtgtcggcctgctcgtcgaagtgggcaagaataggcgtagattggaggcgggccttaagctctatgaaagctttttcctgatcttggtcccagaaaaagggttcagagtcttttgtcaggcgagtcagcggctctgcgagcttggagaagttttgaacgaacctccgataataggcgcaaagccccaggaaacgccgcaagcttcgtttatctgttggctggggaaatgcagcaacggcggcggtcttttctgggtcggggctaacgccctgagcgctcacaatgtggccaagaaacttgagctcccgaaatgcgaagtggcacttttcaggcttgagagacagacccgcagaacgaattgcttcgaagacggcacgcaaacgtttcaggtgctcctcgaacgtgtcggagaaaatcacgacgtcgtcgagatagacaaggcaggactgccacttcaggtcagttaatacggtgtccatcatacgttggaacgtcgcaggggctgaacacaagccgaaaggaagcaccttaaattcgtacagtccgtcaggagtaacgaaggcggtcttttctcggtcacgttcgtcgacctcgatttgccaataaccgctacgaaggtcgagtgacgaaaagtaggtagcatggcggaggcggtctaatgagtcatcaatgcgcggcagtggatagacattttttttggtaacgttattgaggcgtctataatctacacagaaccgtaggctgccgtccttctttgcgacgaggacaacaggtgacgcccaggggctcggcgatggttgtatgacgtcgtcgtggagcatttcggcaacttggcggcggatagcatcgcgctccttcgacgaaacacgataaggacgctgacatagcggtctctggtcactgtcgacgataatacggtgcttagttattggcgtctggcgaaccttggatgttgatgcaaaacagtcgcggaaagagtcaataaggctttccacgcggcgtttctgattggtcagaaggtcagggttcacgtcgctcctaatggctgttgcagtgtcctgttcggctatttcgggagccgttgttgataaggcacattggccggcatgttcgccaatttcttcaaaatgggcaatcaccgtgtttttcgtcaaatgttggggttcacaactaaagtttgtcactaagagcgtggtacgcgcgtgaacaaggtcgacaagggcgcgagcaacgcaaacttgccgagacagtagcagcgacatattcgcttcggcaatgccccgagtaccggagctggtatcacactggactgtgacaaacttgcttgctctcggcggtatcgttttgtggtcatcagagatgcgtaatggtgctctgtgcggctcggggtcggtatcaacggctcgctgtgtcgaaaacgataccaattgctcgtgcaggttgatgaccgccccatactctttaaggaagtccatgccgagaatcagttctttagagcactctcgtagcacggcgaaggagcctgtgaaagttgcaccgcggatctttatacggctggtgcagacgccaaccggcgttaccacatggcaaccagctgtgcgtatctgcggcccatgccaaggtgttagaacctttctgagggttgcggctaggttactactcatgacagaaaagtcggctccggtatcgacgagtgcagatacgtcatagccatcggcggcaacaagaatttcggcggcggaaacaattgtttgacaatttgtcggcgaggtttttggtgccgtcgtcgatggggtcgtcgctgaggttgtcggtgaggtcggcggtgggatcgtctttaaggtcggcgggtggggtcgtcgcataaaatcgtcggatggaggctgttcactgtctgcggcagcggcggtcctacccccagaggacgccgtcttcagttttcccggcgtggggacgtacctctgaactggccagaagatgacgggcggccgggcgaagagaaccgccttggggatggcgatcgggactggcgtcgctgcgaggtcgaagattgcacgttttcagccaagtactgttcgatatcccgtggtctttcaccgtagcgtggtcgaggtgagtccggtgaaaacccccttaaacccatcctgcggtaggggcagtggcagaggatatggccaggctctccgcagtggtaacagagcggccgattgtttggcgtacgccaaacgtgcgctttgctcacggggggcctgaactcctgccgcacggagggtgctgttgcgatgcgattggctcctgcaggtattgcacaggagcgatgggggaaaaggctcgcatcgctggcccgggacttcgtagcgcctcgctgtacgtcataacggagggcgccgggtgtggagctgggggtggctgcacaactcgtcggatttcttcgcggaccacgtccgtaatggcagcgacgctgacctgtggagcttcaaagcgaagtttcgccagttcctcgcgcaccaggcttcttacaagttcccgaaggtcctcggcgggcagcgacgtaggcgtgtactgggactgagaagaggctgctacagtagcctgacgtccgtagtgggcgccccgttcctgtaaagagcgctcgatacccattgcctccttgctGAAGTCGGACACtattcgtggcgggtcacggaccagtccggcaaacagctgctcttttacgccacgcattaagtgtcgtaccttgtgggcttcgggcatagcagggtcggcccggttgaacagttgcgtcatgccctcgatgaacatcgcgacgccctcgttcggctgctgtgatctcgagcgcagggcgatttccgctttctcttttctttcgctgctggtaaatgtcgctagcagctctcgacgaaaagcctcccaggtggtaaaggaagcttcgtggttctcaaaccacgttttggccgagtcctgcagcgcaaagtagacgttgcgcagcttgcgctcgccgtcccactcattgaaactcgccactcggtcaaagctggccaaccagtcttcgacgtcctcgaacctgtccccgtggaacggtgccggcgatcgaggtgcgtgaaggacaaatggcggggtactcccggagtgctgacttgtctggctagccgcggtggatgtcatggcccttaccggcgctgtcagttggccgaactcgggttgtaggcctcgcaggcggcggctcgctttgtggacgggtgttgtgtccaagcgtcgctgatcagcatCAGAGTTGCCcccggggtgagcgttcatggaacgatacccagcggctccaccaaaatgtcgccgacaaacgtagggcggcacgaaaaaaagggcttttgttagtccgaaggccagaaacccagcagcgcgcgttcgaacgggaacgtcctcttcttcgctcccacacgagcccagtcatgccgctcggccgcatggcggcgctcgcagtgtggcaatatatacTGCTAGGATGTTACTAGCAAAAAGTTCTAACTGAGGGGTGCTCTTGGGCCCAAAAGACGCAGCAAAAGGGTGCTGGGGAGGAGATAGCGCACCTCTCTTCTCTAATAGGTGTCCCGAGGGGCGCTGACATAAGTATCCTGCCCTACGCTTTGGGGTCCGGGTAATTGCATTCGCCGCACGACGTGATTGTCAAGCTCGTGTGGTCCCGAAGCGATGCGACCACCATCCTGTTGCTCGCCATGGTTGCCTGCAAAGGCGCGTCATACTAAAGTCTCATTATTAAGCTCGATATCGCGCTACATGATGCCTCTTGCGTACGCGCAGTGGCAGTGGTCGGGGCCAGGTGAGGTCAATGCCTCTGCGTAACCAGCGTTCGGGAATCTCGAATGCATGTCTCAGCTGCGCTAAATATCTCGGCTGGTGGGAACGGCGCTCCACGAATCCATCAATATTAGACGACTAGGTAACGGCGCTGCACCTGAAACGACGCCACTGTCACAGCATGTCGCAGTCTAAAACTACCGCTTTCAACTGCCAGCAAATCACGACGCTATCCAGGCAGTCCACAGAGTGAACGCTGCAAAGAGTGCGTCGTCAGATGGTCACGTGGCTCATGTGGGTACGAGTACACTCATGTCTTTGAAAGCACGCACTGTAAACATGACCGCGCTTATCACAAATAGAACAGATGGCCCCGTAAGGAGTATAGACTACCGAAGAAATTTAGGTAAGCTTCGAAGAAAAGCAAGACGAAGAAAAGAACCACGAACAATTTAAGGTGGTAAGGCGAGGCGACCGCCACCTTCCCTGAGTGAAAAACTTTCAATCGAAAGACCGCATTTGCCAAAATTTTCGTACGAAAAAAAGTTCCAAATATGCACTCTACAGACAAAACTACAGGCACTTCCCTTTGTGCTTCGTCCGAGAGCGTcctcaaacagaaaaaaattcacgGGCTTTTTAGTTTCGGGATATCACAAATTACTGAGCGCTAGAACGGTCAGCCTTGGTTTCACATGGTTTATATTGACTTTTAGTGGTTGTGCTTGATTTGAACTATTTCTAGCGTATGATGTAAGTTTACGTGATGTGGCCTAATAGCAGACATTGAGTGCGGCAGAACTGGtggttctctacattcatagatccctgggagtcttcataccacttctGGAACAGCGGTGCAGCAGCTAAGCGGTTAGGCGATACgaaactgccctgcgatggcaggtgctgttaTCTGTGGGGCTTGAgccacccaggttgcttttcccgaggaACCTCTCGAAACTAATCactaattcaactgccacctgcgacAGCGcacagtttgttcacaatccagTGGCCAAATTGTGATAACCTCACAAAGTGACGTGACATAGGTAGAccacctgcttcctaggttgcttctctggggatttttatGGATTTTTCGCCCACGGTCCACGACGCCGataccggattttctgcgacatgagctccttaacgctgtcgcgttaaaaagcggTCCAGTACAGTCGCTTTTGTTTACTCCTATGTATTCAAGGGAATCATTCTGGTTAAATAGATATCAGTTACCGGAATAATCGCATTTATAATCCCTCTCAAACTAGACATACGGCTATAAAGAAAAGCCAATACCGATTTTTAACATAGCCGAGACGTATAATAGACGCATAACAGTGTAAAGGGCGCCAGCAAAACATTTGCAGTGTTAGGTGAGTGGCCTGCCAGGGCATTGTGCGTGGCACCACCCGATGCTTGGACgacgcttaacctacccttaagagtaGAATGCGTTAGCACTATGATCCCTCAATGCAAGTACTCCTTCTCTTACAGAGATCGGGGATAATGCTGATACCATtactggcgcagtgatgcagcggttaagcgatgctccactgctcCGGCAGTTACATGCTTAAAGCACAGCCACACTGTCGGCAtgtgcgactcaggttgctcttcgcaAGTTCACGTGAAGCTCATTTTTCACAGATAGTTCTTCGGGAGGTTGTGTCTATCTCGACCAAAGAACTGCTCCGGAGTGCTACGATCACCAGGTGTAaattgcattgaatttatttggATTTATTTGAATGTCACGTGTCATGCTGACCAGGTGGCTCAcaacctggtgggcaggttgccgccTGCCCATCGTGGCGAGTGGGCCACCGGCTTTTTCGTGGTATGGACGGACGGACGCCGGCACATCTCGTCAACGGGACCTCTGATGCTACCGCATTAATAATCACTCGTTATTATCCCTCTGAAAACAGTCAGCCAAAGGGTCATAGTCCTGCCCTGAGGgcattacgcgatagcgtaattggtTCATTCCCATATATGAAGAAggttattctctactttacattcagagattcctgggagtcctcataccactcctggcgcagatgTGCAGCGGTTGAGCAATGggcaactgccctgcgatggcaggtgctcccagcgatggGCCTTGTGCATCCCGggttggtcttcccgagcgaccaatcattaatatgACTGCCATCTACAGCGATGGGCAGTTTActcactatccggtggccagGCTGTGATGACACCAGAAGGTCCCGTggcctagatggcccacctgcctcctaggatGCTCTATGGGAAGGACAGAGGCTTTGATAACCACTGACGAATTCCATGTACATAGGCATTAATTTATTAACACTATCGCGCATATCCTTCAAGACGTGCATAAGTGTCCCCATCCAATTTTTTGGGCCCTGCGTCTACCTCTAACCAATTACCAAATCATagggtcgagttcgaacccgagtactccggctaCTGACcaggggtacccgggttcgaacccgaccgcggcggccgcgcttcgttgtaggcgaaatgcaaaggcgcccgtgtgctgtgcgatgtcagtgcacgtcgaagatccccaggtggtcgaaattattccggagccctccactacacggcacctagctctttcttcctttcttctctcagtccctcttttataccttcccttacagcgcgactcaggtgaccgccgagatgtgacagatactgcgccatttactttccccaacaaccaattttcgtaTTCATTTTGATACCGCACAAGGAGTTTCCTCGGAATATCGAAATGATTTCACTGTTTTCCgcctgctttctttttctctgagTGCGTTCCGTCGCGATGAGTCTTTGGAACCCTAGGCGGAGAGTCCGTCGCcggcggctttttttttattgccacggGATACCCGCTGGCATGAAGAACAATTTACAGATATATACACACCGGCTGCTGagtggcggcggcggccgagGCGCCCGTGCCCGAGGCAGCGCTGGGGGGCCGCGAGGAGCCCTCACCAAACTCGTAGTACTGGCCGTCGGGCGAAGAGGAGGTGGTGCAGTCGGTTCGCGACGGCCGGGGTGTTGGAGGCCGTCCCACGATGGGCTTCAACTTGACCATGTCCACTTCGGGGTCCAGTTCGGTGGCGATGACATGCCGCTTGCCATCGTCGAACGATACCGACCGCCACCGGCGGCCAGGGTAGGACTCGTGCGTGGCCATCGGCAACATCTGAGGAGACGAGCCGCCACCGCCTGAGGTCTGAAGGCGATTTTTCTCGTCACAGTACGCTGCGCTAGCTCATTGAATAAAGTAACATGTGAACGCTTCATTCCTATGCAAAAAATGGTTCTTGTCATCATGTGTATGCAGATACAACAGCTAGAAGACCATATTCTTCTCATAGATCTTCCAAAGGGCAAGGTTTTGCACTGACCCTCAGATCACCTGCAAATGGAGCAGGAAAATGCTAGATCGCGAAGTAACCAGCCATCTCAGACTCGGTAATAACACACACGCCGTCATCATGAGACTTACTCTAGCGTTTCTCGGCCACTAAAGACATTCAAGATCACGCATTCACCCAGTACCTAGACTGGagcaacgacgagaccatcagCAGACCCTAACTACAGCCCTGTTACACTGCGGCGACAAAAAGCGACATCCCCGAATTTGTATAGCAGATTGCCATACACACCTCCATTTCCATGCgcagagcggcggcggcggccgagaCGCCCTCCTCGGAGGCAGCGCTGGGTGGTCGCGAGGAGCCCTCGCCCAACTCGTCGTACTGGGCGTCTGGCGACGAGGAGGTGGTGCAGTCGGTTCGTGACGGCCGGGGTGTTGGAGGCCGTCCCAATATCGGCTTCAGGTTTAGCGGGTCCACATCAGGGTCCAGGTCGGTGGCGATTACGCGCCGCTTACCATCGTCGAAAGATACCGACCGGCACGTGCGGCCAGGGTGGGGCTCGTGCACGGCCATTGAGAAGGCATCTGCGGGTGCGCCAAGCGACAGGTGACGTACTTGAAAGCGCACAGATGGCAGCCATGTGCTCATAGCCGTCTCACGACGAAACACAGATGAAGCTGATTGCGCCACGGAACACCCTAACTGCCTTCACCTGACAACCCGCCAGGAATGTAGCCCGCTCCCTCGTAGGAAATTACGGTTGGCACCGGGAACACACTCGCAGGCTTCAGCGAAGATCTTACAACTCAGCTTGAATGCACTGCGAAACAACTGCGGGCAGCAGTGGGCCAAGACGACGTGGGTCTTGCTTTCTAACCCCACTCGACCCTCACACCGCACAAGCTGTCAGCGCAAAAGCGTGAATCGGCTGGTTCCAGAGGCTCTCCCGGGAAGCACTGTCGACGTCTAGTGCGAGTCCCTACCAGCGATCGTAACGCGTCTGCCAGTCGGCGCGCAGCTAGAAGAGCGCGGCGTGAATGCTGATGCTAGCGGTGCATCGCCACTCACGTTCTCCAGCCATGTGTCGACCAGGTGAGCCGTGTGGACGGGTAGCGAGGGTCTGCCTTTGGCCGTGGAATGCTCGGGGCTGCTGCCGATAGCCATCGGCCTCCCCGTGACCGGACCGCCGCTGCTCCGCGCGCTGATGTTCGCTACGGCGCGCCACGAGCACCCAATCACAGCCGAGCTCGCGCCCGCTCGAGTGATGGTGATCGCTGGAGCTTGTCACGGATAGCCAGGC
The genomic region above belongs to Amblyomma americanum isolate KBUSLIRL-KWMA chromosome 9, ASM5285725v1, whole genome shotgun sequence and contains:
- the LOC144104665 gene encoding uncharacterized protein LOC144104665 isoform X2, with amino-acid sequence MAGEHAFSMAVHEPHPGRTCRSVSFDDGKRRVIATDLDPDVDPLNLKPILGRPPTPRPSRTDCTTSSSPDAQYDELGEGSSRPPSAASEEGVSAAAAALRMEMEMLPMATHESYPGRRWRSVSFDDGKRHVIATELDPEVDMVKLKPIVGRPPTPRPSRTDCTTSSSPDGQYYEFGEGSSRPPSAASGTGASAAAATQQPDKSLDPELLMTRLTLECDGLEDKDRAATETAQLREHGKGRTDHERDVDRPAAEELSSEGGGRS
- the LOC144104665 gene encoding uncharacterized protein LOC144104665 isoform X1, producing the protein MAGEHAFSMAVHEPHPGRTCRSVSFDDGKRRVIATDLDPDVDPLNLKPILGRPPTPRPSRTDCTTSSSPDAQYDELGEGSSRPPSAASEEGVSAAAAALRMEMETSGGGGSSPQMLPMATHESYPGRRWRSVSFDDGKRHVIATELDPEVDMVKLKPIVGRPPTPRPSRTDCTTSSSPDGQYYEFGEGSSRPPSAASGTGASAAAATQQPDKSLDPELLMTRLTLECDGLEDKDRAATETAQLREHGKGRTDHERDVDRPAAEELSSEGGGRS